GGTGATGCCaccgcgtgcgccttgattaAAGGCTAAGGTGTGGGCAAATCCAATGTAAAGCATTAGGGCTTAATGCAGCTTAATGGGGGAAGGGGTGACGCTTGATGATGGAGAAGTAGTGTTGTGCCTGTTTATGGCCTTAATTTTactcattaaaaataaacaatcaagccaacaaaaataatgaaagtaccacattgtttaaaatcaataaCTTCGCCGTCATACTGAGACATTTATTTACTCttccttattaaattaattaattttcgGTATtgtcgttaaaggcactgggcactattggtaaatactcaaaataattgttagaaaaaaacttacttgtaaagctattgatataaaacattgtgagaaatggcaccctctttaaagtaacgtagttttcgagaaagaagtaaaagataataatttttatttgaattttattttgagaccccagcagttagattttgaggtcccgaaatcaagcatctgtgtTTAATAATCCCTAATGTTGAATTACTGTTTGGGTCCACTTGTATTTTGAACGTATCTCTCCACAAATTGTTAAATATTATAAGCTTAACAGTTTGGGAAGAaattaatacaataataaaaattattatattttatttatattgattAATTTTTCACAGAGGCTAAATTGAGTTTTAGTTTAACATCACTAAGAAAAGTTAAcaatttaaatatattatttaaaatacaacACGCTTGTTGTTGAAACCCACAGTTTGTTTCAATCGGTATTTAAAAGGTTCCAAAAAACtaaccatttttcaaaatgggtAAAGTTTTTAAGATGCAAACGCTGTGGCCGGTTATGTTCAAGCAGGACGAATACTCTATACTCTAACTTCTTATAACTTGTGATTGTCGGTAGTTTCCAGAGTCATAACCAAAACGTATCATACCCTTTCattggttttaattattttattattattattattcatggtttatttattaaaacactgcaatacagcggctaaaaagccgaaatgcacagtttacaaaaaaagtcattgaaaaacattactactattaaaaatattaatgtataaacttaaaaagagcacaaaaacaatttgataagaTTAGAAAACCAACCATCGCTCACTTAGAAAAACCAATATAATTGTCATTAAAGTTACAGCAATGATTACTTATGAGACTAGGAGTCGCTACAtggcaaaaaaaataaagaaatggcAAATCACAGTTGGCaagaacacatttggtaataacaatttgaaatttataataaaaaaaaataaaaaggtccTTAACAATGAACTTTTGAAGTAACTTGTTATAAATAATCAAGTAGCTAAATACAGCTATAAATACTTATTGCAAACAGGAGAGGTGGGTATTCTTAAAATTGTGCCAAAAGTGCAGTACACTcggataacaaaataaaataatgtcatgtaCACAAGATGAATAGATAACTTGAAATGAATTGTTTCCGTTTGGtacacgcccccccccccccccccagcctaaggccgtgtccgaaacgacgacttcggctacagctacggctagatcgcgcgcgtctgcctattcttcaacactggtagacgcgctgatctagccgtagctgtagccgaagtcgtcgtttcggacacggcctaagactCACCTACCACTGTGAGGGGTTTTGTATTGTAACACTGCCAACAATTTCTGTCTTGAGATGAAACTACGTTTCCAATGACGCAGTACACATCCCCATTCGCTGACTTGTAGTCTCCTACTCAAGGCAGGAGTTGGTAGTTTACAGTACATAACactgaattttgtaaaattatgTCACACTTTGAACTAGAGAGGGCGCTACATGCAGTGACAACAAAAATGGCGGACAGAATACGTGCGAGTTGTCATCAAACAAATCGGCTAGAGAGCTAAGTATAACACTACTTTCAATAATAACTCTTACTGTAGGTGCAAGTTTCTGTGTGTGTGAAACTAATGTAGTGTAGCCCAACACGGCCGTAGTCCAACCATGCTAACACtgactaaaaaaagtaaaataacagTACGAGTAACAGAGCAAGTTGATGACAACATTCAAGTACCGGTTCTCGACAAACGAATTGCACAAATCGAGAGGGCACTTGCGTCCATTTCGGATGCAAACATCGACAACTCCAGTTCGGACGAAGCCagtttgaaacagtttgatCTGGAGTACTTCGCTCGCGATTCTGTTCATTCAGACGGTGATGATAGTGACACTGACAGTGAAGGGATTGAGACAAAGAAAAGTTCCAGAGTCTGGGACTCTGGAGTAGAAAGGTAGAGGATGAGGGTGACTTTTCAAATCAAGATGATTctgaagaagaagatgatgatgacCCGATCGTGACAAGTGACAAACTTGACCGTGTTCTCCACCTCCTAGAGGACACAATCGCCGAGGATCCGAACATTGAACTGCAGAGGGCTCACGAGTTCAACTGCGGATGTGTTACCTTCGATGGACAACCTTGTATTCGGCAATTCTCCGATGAAGAGATATTCGACTTTCGCATTAGCATGCAGGGGTTGAACGAAGGTAGAAACTTTGTTGATTGAACTTTGGCTGAGCTGTTGAATTGTAATAGTAACAATCTGAGCTTACTCATCATAGTCATAATTTTATGGTATTATTATAGCCCGTCCATACAGGGCTAGCTTACAATAAAGTTTATAAGTTACATCAATTAAATTCTAGCTGTACCCATTGATTTGAATCCCCTTCAAGAGCAGAGTCCAAGGCCTGAATATGGTTTTACTTTGTTTAATTAAGAAGTAGGAGCACATGGGTTCAGTTGCGTAAAAATGACCATCTGAACACTGTAAAACCcccaaaatgtaaataatatatTTCGATGTTTCCTTTTAGGTCAGAAAGACTTGATTCTCTTGGGAATATTTCACACATCGATGAACACGAGTGAGTTGATCTTCGTCAAGGGCAAAAAGAAATCAGAGTTGAAAGAGCGCATAAGATCAAGAAATATTTACCTCGTCAAGAGCTTGAGAGTTTGTGCCAGCGCCTTCAGATTCCTTCACGTGTGAGTAGATGGTTACTGGTCAATCAAGATTGACACATCCAAACTGATCATAGCTTATCTGCAATTGAAAGTATGAAGTTGGAGATTATACACATtctatattcattttggttttacccatacaccgatgtgtgttagcactgtatactcggtacttccccaagctctgtgaacaaaaatcacaggcatattactcaggtgggtttcgaacccatgaccttttcaattctagagcagtgtataGACATTTTATATTAGACAATGCACCGTACTCAACAAGTTTTGGTGGCCTAGTCATAGGGGTGTagtaggtttgaatcctggtcatgactcAAGGGTAAATTGCTACCCTCCAGACTAATGTTTCTCTTTTCCTTTATCCTTCTTAAAGCGTTAGCAAGAACAAGGTGAGCGCCGTACAGCAGTGGTATCGGGAACACGGCCTGACTCCCCGCCGGAAGAAGTCGGTCCGAAACCGTTGCATTATGAGGACATCACAAGGATCTTTCGTTTCATCCAGAATTTCGCGGAGGAGCACGCTTTGGTACTCCCTAGTAGGCTACCTGGCTCTAAGGGATCGGACCTTTGCTTGTTACCGTCCGCCCTCTCTAAGTCAATTGCTGGAAAGATTACTACAAGGAGGCTTTGCGAGCAACAGGTACTAAACAACTTttcaatcagggcccaatttcatagagctgcttaagcagaaaatattgcttgtaatttgtttgctaaccagaggaaaattgctgtgccccatCACAGGCCTGGAGTGCCCTATTgagagggcaagaccatttttaTTGGGCAAAGGCAACTATTGATGATAAATctaaaagtctatgggaaactgtagaaggggcaccaatgccaagacaaGGGGCTTGCCCTTAAGAGTGAAGTGTCCAGGCCgctgtttgttttattgataattgatttttgtttgttttgtgatttaGAGTTCAGGGCAGCTCCACTCGGTACCTTTAAGAGGTTATGGCAACAACTTTGTCCTGAAATCATCTGCGGCCGACCAACAATCGACCTCTGTCAAGAATGCCGACAAAACAACAACCTCATTGTCAAGACGGTCCAGTGCGACGAAGCCTACAAATTAGCTACCTTGAGGAAGCAGTTGGCCCACCTTCAAGATGTCAAAGTCCAGCAGGACTTATACAGGAGCCAAGTTGCTGATGCGAAACTAGTCGTCGGAAACGGCAATATGAAGTTGGGCCGCAACGCCCCTTGCTCAAGACAGTGTGACATGCATTATTCTTTTGATTTTGGGCAACAGCTTCATTATCCGTCCAACCCCGTTCAGCCTAGCCCCCTGTACTTCCTGCAGCCCCGAAAATGCAGCTTATTCGGTGTCTGCTGTGAGGGCGTTCCCCAACAGATTAACTATCTAATCGACGAAGGGACGGCGTCGTCACACAGCAGTAATGCCACTATCAGCTATCTTCACCACTTCTTTGAACTGTAAGGACTCGGCGAAGAAAGCCTGAGTCTGCATTGTGACAACTGCGCAGGGCAGAATAAAAGCAGGTAAAATGTCATAATTATGACGCCATTATAAGGCAACCATCTTGTCTATGTttccaaactgaggctggaagttGACCTGGTCGGGTTCCTTTTCACCTGGTATTAGTTGCCATCAGTCTAGCACACAAGAAACTGGATACaatacatgtagcaccatgtTGATGTCTATTATAAGCAAGTTCAAGTGCACACATTTAGTGAGCAGTGACACACTCACACGAACGACTCGTTAGGAAGCCTAGTCAACCTTTTGATAACCACGGAGCGCTTTGACATTGCTTTATGATTGAGGTaaagtaaaatgaaatgaaattataataaataattctGTTTATTTATCATATCAGATACTTGGTTTTCTACCTCATCTGGCGTACCATCCATGGTCTACACAAGAACATCTCCCTAAACTACATGGTCGCAGGCCACGCCCAATTGtgaagcgcttagaaacttatttttagtatgaagcgctatataaatgtaatcattattattattattattattattcagccCCGATTGGTGTTTCGGTTTACTGAAGCAGAAGTTACGCCAAAGCCCAGTGTCATGTCTTCAAGACATTGCTTGCCTGACCAAACAGAGTACAGCATCGGAAGTGAACCTGGCCCAGCTCGTCGGCAGTGAGGCACAAGAAGTTTACGTTCCGCTTTACGACTGGCAAAGTTTCTTGAGCGAGTACTTCGTTCCACTCATCGGATTCAAGAAGTTTCACCAATTCCGGTTAGATTTctgtacttttttgtttacttaactACAATAATAACTACTTTTATTTCGATTGTCTTTGGGCATCTCAAAAAGCGCTTAGCataatttatttgcttttgatgttttttgaactATGAGATCCATTTATTACATGAAACACAGGGGCAAACCCCATCTCGTAGCGATAAGTGTAACTGAGTTCTCTAACAAGAATTTCACAACACCTACATTTTTATACATCCTGTTAACGGGACAAAgcattaagtgtcttgcttaagatcgcaagtgtcaagactgagactcgaacccacactataccatcagaaacatcagagctagaATCCAGTGGGCTTGCTCGCTTGGCCCTGTCATGCAAAGTTTTTAAGGTCATTCTGAAgatgataaacaaaaaaacatgtactGCCCATCTTCCAGAAAATGGAAAGAAAATGACCTCATGATTCTCAAGAAGATGACCAGAGTTGACTGGTCAAAACAAACCTGCTTTTCTCAACTCTACCACTACTCAAGTCATAAGAGAGACTTCAtaccacatggtgttactgcaagttTATCTTGAATATCTAAACCTATACTTACTTCAACAATGTCTCTACTTTCAAGATTTCTTCAGAGGAACCCGGTGTGGTTTATGCGTCTCAATCCCCAACAGATCAAGAGCAAGAATTCAATCTCCTCCGTACGCCAGACACGTTGCCACCTCTGGAGTTGCCCCAGCAGACACCACCCCCTGGACTTGACGCAAGACGCCAGTGGTATCTATATGAAAAGATAAGAGAATTCTGTAGTGATGAAGGTGCAGATCGTACATGCCCGAAACCCACTGTCCCAAACCCCGACTACTGCGCTGGTCTAGAGAAAATCAGCTCCACACcgcaaaagaaaagaaaagcgAATTGTAAAGTTTGAAAGGTTAGACAGGATTGGGAGAGCTGAcaaaaaaaagtcacagacGGTGTTCAAGTTTTGTTCGTGTTTTGTTAATGTTTCGTGAAGGCCTGAttctttgttgcctccatgccccctgccTTTGCaccattgaaatgctccagtagaaatttacatttacCTCATAGGGTTCCATTGACCAAGGAGAagatgtcttggtgcccttgccctttcaaaagtgaagcatacaggtctgcTCTGaccattgccctggtgcccttaaaatgctccagtagaaaattATGATAACGTACCTCATAGggttccctttaccaaggagaaaatgtcttaggtgcccttgcccttccaaaaacgaagcatactgTACAGGCCAGCTCTGgccattgcctcggtgcccctgaaatgctccagtaaaaatgtacaaaaccCTCATTGGGTAGAGTGCCCTTTaaccaaggagaacatgccttggtgcccttgccctttcaaaatggaagcatacaggcctgtttgtGTGTTAGTGTCAATGACatacatgaaacaacaaacctcgAAAGATGTGGGCTCAATCTTCTGTGTGAGTCAAGaaaagaaagtaaaaaacaatgcCTAATTGTCAGTATGCAAACACATTGTCCTAAATTGTGGTTGTTGCAGCCGAAACCAGCTGTtgcgttttttttaaaaggtttttaggTAAAGTTTTCTCGACTTTCAGTTAGGAAATGTTTCATATAAAAAAcggttctagtatgaacttcataacaAGTATGATTTCAAACTAAAATTTAACAATGGTGTGTTTAATTCTTACCAGTTCGGTATAATACCTTGAAGTATTGAATTGTTTGTTCTTAATGAGTAAATTTGTTAGCtgaaatcaacatttttatcatTATCATATTGACTTCTTTAAATGGTTGCAAACAAAACTGCTATCTTTGTACCCATAAATCGTTGTACCCTCTAACTTTATCTGAAAGTATTTGTTTAACTTTAACAATTTAACTGCTTaaagactggacactattggtaattactcaaaataattacgagcataaaaccttacttggttacgagcaacggagagctgttgatagtataaaacattgtgagaaacggctccctctgaagtaacatagtttttgagaaagaagtaattttccacgaatttgatttcgggacctcagaattagattttgaggtctcgaaatcaagcatctgaaaccacacaacttcgtgtgacaagggtgttttttcttttattattatctcgcaactttgacgaccaattgagctcaaattttcacaggtttgttaattattttatgcataatgttgagatacaccaactgtgaaggctagtctttgacaaataccaaaagtgtccagtgtcttcaaaagtATTTTTTCTTGGATTGTTACTAAGCTTTTCCTGATGATTTtactaaaacaaatttcttaAACAGTATATCTTTGAACAATGTCTGTTCTTAATTCAGACTCACACCCTTATGTTATGAAAACCCAATGTTTCAACAACCTCATGATTAAATTACACTCTTGGGTTAGGgtaacaaaaacttgcttagcaccaactaatattgcttagcataaactgattaccagccaaaagaccATAAAttcacattgttgtgactggtgcttatcccaattgttgcttagcacagaaatttgctaagcattattttctataaaaaagttttatgaaattgggcactgttaGAAATGCATTAATGTTTATCACAGAGTATTCATtggaaataaattcaaaatcattgatttaaaaacattactcaAGCTCTttccttgtgttttttattatcatGGCGATCCATATAAACATTTTATGTGCCCCAAAAATACTTTACAATGCTCAGTAATTTTATCCCAATTTTCCTACTGTAAGTATTCAAAaatactattaaaggcagtggacactattggtaattactaaaaataatttttagcataaaacctcacttggtaacaagtaatggggagaggttgatagtataaaacattgtgagaaacggctccctctgaagtgacgtagatttcgagaaagaagtaattttccacgaatttgatttcgagagacctcaagtttagaatttgaggtctcgaaatcaagcatatgaaagcacacaacttcgtgtgacaagggtgttttttatgtcattcatatctcgcaacttcgacgaccaattgagctcatttcacagtttttttatttatgcatattatgtttagatacacaataaccaatagtgtccactgtctaaaGATGCGCGCTTGATAAATCAAAGTTCAATAGAGAAGTTAGTATAATGTCCAGTTGCAGAGTTTGAACAGTTACAGTCACTTTTTGAGAGAAACGAATTCCTTTACGACACGACTCTTAACAATAGTTCAAATGATTTCGTTTTACAGATATTTACAAGCATTCCTATCAACTTATTGTGAAGATTATATTGGTAAAACGAAATAAGTGCTctcaaataataacaagttgatttgtttacaagtttGTATAAACTCTCCCTCTGTAGCCTTCATAAAACCACGGAGCTGCATGCTgtttaataacattttgttcCCAGATATGTTTTTATAAGCTATCTACAGAACGCCCCCGTCTTACAAAGTCCGTCTCGTTAAATTACAataacgccctctattgacaagaGCTTTCACTGTGGGCCGAAAAAGGCGCAACGATTAAAGGTTGGCCCCTACAGTTTTCCTAACGTAGTTACTAATTACAGAGTCAAGGTTCACgtcggtgtcgcatgcaattatgtcctctatgcaatactatccggaaaacattattgcatatgcaataatgtctgccGGCCGGTTTTGCATATAtacaatcgtgtccgcccggacgctgctgcataatgcaactGTGTCCGctcggacacatttgcatatgcagttgtgtccgcccccgtgcaaaaccgtccttgcagtaagttaaacgcccttggtcgacggaacacgttcgcaaTTTGtgtacaagctaagtgcatgtcttATGAATGACATGGAACATATATCGGCcattgggtattcgctgcaatcataatacgtgaatattcatactGCATACATATTTTCGGGGAGTGCTTGCACACGCTCGCATGAAAAGAGGGGGCGCTGTTAGAGGaagtgtgtacattgtacacagttcgccgtttgggggaggggaggggccAGCATTTCGTGCCACCAGACGCAGTTGGTCATCACACCTTAGTACGAAAAAGCGATTCTTCCGTCTGGAGCAATGCATTAAGAACTGGCTCGGGTGTCACTTTTCACAGTACGGGCCGAAAATCATCTCACCTCAAAACATCAAGAAGCTTGATCAAACTAttctctttaaatattgttcCAAATTAAGTCTCTATGTACACAATTGGAATAAGTAAGATCACGGGGGAATAAGACAGACACGATAACGGGCTTGTAAATAGTTCATTGTGTAAGGTGTACATGGGAGATGTCAACAGGTTGTCATTTTGTGATGTTGTTAAACGAAAACAACGAAAGGTTTCGAACTAGTTTTGTTTTGGAGGACAAGTTGATAACGGTTGGGCGCGAAAAGGACAATGAATGGAAAAGTGTGGCAAGCTAGCTATGTGCACGTGCAAGACACATCGAACGTGTGGTGGCATTCTTGTTTTCGATTGCTCAAGGATGAGGGAACTTATTGATGTTTGGCTGAGAAAGTGAACGAACAATGAGATGAGCCGATGATGCTTTCAGTGTGTCCTTGTTATCTCAAATGTTTCTTCAAGGAGACACTTGGTAAAGTGGTGTGTTTATACTTCTGGTTTCAGCGTCGGTGAGCATCGCACGATGAGCTCACCGTAACAACCAATGCGTAAATGCTAAACAAGCCAGGGCCTagcttcataaagctgttaaaatactgcttagcaaatttctttcctATGACAAAGACAATTAGCgaggcaccagttgcaacaaatGTAAactgaatataattttttttaaagagctaGGAGTGTACCTAAATGCTCAAGGCTGACAGTCAGCAACTCCAGGGCACAATAATTGAAGATTGACAGACAATCCATACAAGCAATGACAGTCAAATCTTTGAATCACGGAAAAAGTAATGggtttgcattttttaaataaagcatGCGTAAACTTTcacgttttaaaaaaaataaaaaacgagTATTCTCACAATTTG
This region of Asterias rubens chromosome 18, eAstRub1.3, whole genome shotgun sequence genomic DNA includes:
- the LOC117302652 gene encoding uncharacterized protein LOC117302652, whose amino-acid sequence is MKLGRNAPCSRQCDMHYSFDFGQQLHYPSNPVQPSPLYFLQPRKCSLFGVCCEGVPQQINYLIDEGTASSHSRLGEESLSLHCDNCAGQNKSSPDWCFGLLKQKLRQSPVSCLQDIACLTKQSTASEVNLAQLVGSEAQEVYVPLYDWQSFLSEYFVPLIGFKKFHQFRFLQRNPVWFMRLNPQQIKSKNSISSVRQTRCHLWSCPSRHHPLDLTQDASGIYMKR